A single Bufo bufo chromosome 6, aBufBuf1.1, whole genome shotgun sequence DNA region contains:
- the LOC121004846 gene encoding alpha-2-macroglobulin-like, which yields MDKLEEKAVRGDGQLHWKRDSTPPSEDTYWYRAPSAEVKMTSYVLLAYLSGPVPDIGKAAQIVNWLSKQQNPYGGFSSTQVNKESKQPHSTINIQYMQHFYVYFNEDW from the coding sequence ATGGACAGCTGCACTGGAAGCGGGACTCCACTCCTCCTTCTGAAGACACATACTGGTACAGAGCTCCATCAGCAGAGGTGAAGATGACCTCCTATGTGCTTCTAGCATATCTGTCTGGTCCAGTTCCAGATATAGGCAAAGCTGCACAAATTGTGAACTGGTTGAGCAAGCAGCAGAACCCATATGGAGGATTCTCTTCTACACAGGTAAATAAGGAATCTAAGCAACCGCACTCCACCATTAACATACAGTACATGCAGCACTTTTATGTTTATTTCAATGAGGATTGGTAG